The Uruburuella testudinis genome window below encodes:
- a CDS encoding 5-(carboxyamino)imidazole ribonucleotide synthase translates to MTNQTTAPILPPAMLGILGGGQLGRMFTVAAKTMGYQVTVLDPDPYAPAAAYADRHLCACFDDQAALAKLAQCAAVTTEFENVPADAMRFLAQHTPVSPSGDCVAIAQNRIQEKAWIQKAGLKTAPYQAVCKPEDITDASAALLPGILKTATLGYDGKGQIRVKTTDELREAFAAHGGVDCVLEKMVDLRGEISVLVCRLNHDCALTFDPAENIHENGILAYSVVPARLPAAVQQQARQMAQRLADELDYVGVLAVELFVVGDEQTLVVNEIAPRPHNSGHHTLNACAADQFQQQVRIMCGLPPADTRLLSPCCMANILGDVWREDGSEPNWLPLQTDKNAYLHQYGKSTARKGRKMGHFTVLADDAGQAFATATKLHQLL, encoded by the coding sequence ATGACTAATCAAACCACCGCTCCCATTCTCCCGCCCGCTATGCTCGGCATTCTCGGCGGCGGCCAGCTCGGCCGCATGTTTACCGTAGCCGCCAAAACCATGGGCTATCAGGTAACCGTGCTCGACCCCGACCCCTACGCACCCGCCGCCGCCTATGCCGACCGCCATTTGTGCGCCTGTTTCGATGATCAGGCCGCGCTGGCCAAGCTGGCACAATGCGCTGCGGTTACCACCGAATTCGAAAACGTGCCCGCCGATGCCATGCGTTTTTTGGCGCAACACACCCCGGTATCGCCAAGCGGCGATTGTGTCGCCATCGCCCAAAACCGCATTCAGGAAAAAGCTTGGATTCAGAAAGCCGGCCTGAAAACCGCGCCTTATCAGGCCGTCTGCAAGCCGGAAGACATCACCGACGCCAGCGCAGCACTGTTGCCCGGCATTTTGAAAACCGCCACGTTGGGCTATGACGGCAAAGGCCAAATTCGTGTCAAAACCACAGACGAATTGCGCGAAGCCTTTGCCGCACACGGCGGTGTCGATTGCGTATTGGAAAAAATGGTGGATTTACGCGGCGAAATTTCCGTGCTTGTCTGCCGCCTGAACCACGATTGCGCTCTCACTTTCGATCCGGCTGAAAATATTCATGAAAACGGCATTTTAGCCTATTCCGTCGTCCCCGCCCGCCTGCCTGCCGCCGTGCAGCAGCAAGCCCGGCAAATGGCACAGCGCCTGGCTGACGAGCTCGATTACGTCGGCGTGCTGGCGGTAGAATTATTTGTGGTCGGTGATGAGCAAACGCTGGTAGTCAACGAAATCGCCCCGCGCCCGCACAATTCCGGCCACCACACCCTTAATGCCTGTGCAGCCGATCAGTTTCAACAGCAAGTACGCATCATGTGCGGCCTGCCGCCCGCCGATACCCGCCTGCTCTCACCCTGCTGTATGGCCAACATTCTCGGTGATGTCTGGCGCGAAGACGGCAGCGAGCCGAATTGGCTGCCGCTGCAAACCGATAAAAATGCCTACCTGCACCAATATGGCAAAAGCACCGCCCGCAAAGGCCGGAAAATGGGGCATTTTACCGTATTGGCAGACGATGCCGGGCAGGCATTCGCCACAGCAACCAAGCTGCACCAACTGCTTTGA
- a CDS encoding calcium-binding protein, with translation MSYFYSAKISCGPSYGGSYAYGGSSYGGGHYGGSSYGGWSKPVSIYSCTPGGGWSKPAKPYSCFSVFSLKSLFDCLKPVYQYCPKPEPKPEPEPKPDPKPQPEPQPEPQPEPQPEPQPEPKPEPQPEPQPEPQPEPQPTDPDDECEDCVDVDGDNPGNSFGGIDTNPGNIIKDIIPDEIGAIHGSNSKDTIYGTDGDDIIYGKDGADVIYAGKGNDIVYGDNNGDTIYGGYGDDILYGGDGNDYLNGGHGHDVLYGDKGNDVYMVQFSPDDIIELPGEGTDTVRSYLDYTLPDNVENLILMEEAHLNGTGNELDNIITGNAGDNVLKGLDGNDELYGKGGDDTLYGGNGDDFLDGGSGNDVLYGGAGDDVYYYDICYGNDTIVETGGSCDILAFGHNISASDLGFSISGSNLVIDIKGSEGDSITLTDWFKGSDHQVESFSFNADGSSWDGAQIANAIQEQVQVQTQAMI, from the coding sequence ATGTCTTATTTTTACAGCGCTAAAATCAGCTGTGGCCCCTCTTACGGCGGCAGCTATGCTTACGGTGGCTCATCATACGGCGGCGGCCACTACGGCGGTTCGTCATACGGCGGTTGGAGCAAGCCGGTCAGCATTTATTCCTGCACCCCCGGCGGCGGCTGGAGCAAGCCGGCCAAACCTTATTCATGCTTCTCGGTGTTCAGCCTGAAAAGCCTGTTTGACTGCCTGAAACCGGTTTATCAATATTGTCCGAAACCCGAGCCGAAGCCCGAACCCGAGCCGAAACCGGATCCCAAGCCGCAACCCGAGCCGCAACCCGAGCCGCAACCCGAGCCGCAGCCGGAACCACAGCCCGAGCCGAAACCCGAACCGCAACCGGAACCGCAGCCTGAGCCCCAGCCGGAACCGCAGCCTACCGATCCGGATGACGAGTGTGAAGATTGCGTGGATGTCGACGGCGACAATCCCGGCAACAGCTTTGGCGGCATCGATACCAATCCGGGCAACATCATCAAAGACATTATCCCCGATGAAATCGGCGCCATTCACGGTAGCAACAGCAAAGACACCATCTATGGCACCGATGGCGACGACATCATTTACGGCAAAGACGGCGCCGATGTGATTTACGCCGGCAAGGGCAACGATATTGTTTACGGCGATAACAACGGCGACACCATCTATGGCGGCTATGGTGACGACATTCTCTATGGCGGCGACGGCAACGATTACCTCAACGGCGGCCACGGTCATGACGTTTTGTATGGCGACAAAGGTAACGATGTGTATATGGTGCAATTCTCACCGGACGACATTATCGAGCTGCCCGGAGAAGGCACCGATACCGTACGCTCTTATCTGGATTACACATTGCCCGACAATGTTGAAAACCTGATTTTGATGGAAGAAGCGCACCTCAACGGCACCGGCAACGAGCTCGACAACATCATAACCGGCAATGCCGGCGATAACGTGCTCAAAGGACTGGACGGTAATGACGAGCTGTACGGCAAAGGCGGCGACGATACCTTGTATGGCGGCAACGGCGACGACTTCCTTGACGGCGGTTCGGGCAACGATGTGCTCTACGGCGGCGCCGGCGATGACGTGTATTACTACGATATTTGCTACGGCAACGACACCATTGTCGAAACCGGCGGCAGCTGCGATATTCTGGCATTCGGCCACAATATCAGCGCATCAGATTTGGGTTTCAGCATCAGCGGCAGCAATTTGGTTATCGACATCAAAGGCAGCGAGGGCGACAGCATCACTCTGACCGACTGGTTTAAAGGCAGCGACCATCAAGTGGAGAGCTTCTCGTTTAATGCAGACGGCAGCTCATGGGACGGCGCCCAAATCGCCAACGCCATTCAAGAGCAGGTACAGGTACAAACCCAAGCCATGATTTAA
- the recD gene encoding exodeoxyribonuclease V subunit alpha translates to MSAISVEAYQAAADAAVMLLQRHAPQAAGCAAPYLPRLFAALSDGHSFIWLDEAEAAALAAAQPVVGSGGDTPLVLAGRRLFLGRMWQLERDLAAEIVRLAKAPLAPADWMRAGRNLQDWFAGQGSEGQRDAAALALLQPFMLISGGPGTGKTTTVAKLLGLLCDGEAQMPSIALAAPTGKAAAHMARALHRALADFDLSEPVRSHLLQLEGQTVHRLLKLRPPQMRPLFDAEQPLALDVLIVDEASMLDIALLLQLLRAVPTGCRVVLLGDENQLPSVGAGAVLAALAQPTLLGEDTARELQAMLPQHGFQTAALPLPLSQNVARLKVSHRFGDNSGIGCLARAVAAEDVSAVWAAFDRFPDDLQLRERGSREQAEAIYALQADYWQAVDAGDVAQAFARQTDVVVLAAWRDDAEAFNQAYRRCLQQHGRVRADAPWFAGQVLMIERNDYALNVFNGDIGLVLPDEEGVLSAWFAAAQGYRKIPLSRLSSYATAFAMTVHKSQGSEYRDVWLLPPSVTMPSESGGGLNKALLYTAVTRARERFVFWGSRAAFQTACTADEQRRSSLREMIGRAWGGEL, encoded by the coding sequence ATGTCTGCCATTTCTGTTGAAGCTTATCAGGCTGCTGCCGATGCGGCGGTGATGTTGTTGCAACGCCATGCGCCACAGGCGGCCGGGTGTGCCGCACCGTATCTGCCGCGTTTGTTTGCCGCGCTTTCAGACGGCCATTCGTTTATTTGGTTGGACGAGGCGGAAGCAGCGGCGCTGGCTGCGGCTCAACCGGTGGTCGGCAGTGGCGGCGACACGCCGTTGGTGCTGGCGGGCAGACGTTTGTTTTTGGGGCGTATGTGGCAGCTTGAGCGTGATTTGGCGGCGGAAATCGTGCGCTTGGCCAAAGCGCCGCTTGCGCCGGCAGACTGGATGCGGGCGGGGCGGAATTTGCAGGATTGGTTTGCCGGCCAAGGCAGCGAAGGGCAGCGCGATGCAGCGGCGTTGGCGCTGTTGCAGCCTTTTATGCTGATCAGCGGCGGCCCGGGTACGGGCAAGACCACGACGGTGGCCAAGCTGTTGGGGTTGTTGTGCGATGGTGAGGCGCAGATGCCGAGTATTGCGCTGGCCGCGCCCACCGGCAAGGCGGCGGCGCATATGGCGCGTGCGCTGCATCGTGCGCTGGCTGATTTTGATCTGTCTGAGCCGGTGCGCAGCCATTTGTTGCAGCTGGAGGGGCAGACTGTGCACCGGTTGTTGAAACTGCGCCCGCCGCAGATGCGCCCGCTATTTGACGCCGAGCAGCCGTTGGCGTTGGATGTTTTGATTGTCGATGAAGCTTCGATGTTGGATATCGCGCTGCTGTTGCAGTTGCTGCGGGCGGTACCCACCGGCTGCCGGGTGGTATTGCTGGGCGATGAAAACCAGCTGCCTTCTGTGGGCGCCGGCGCGGTGCTGGCGGCGCTGGCGCAGCCGACACTGCTGGGTGAAGATACGGCGCGCGAATTGCAGGCGATGTTGCCGCAACATGGTTTTCAGACGGCCGCGCTGCCCTTGCCTTTGTCGCAAAATGTGGCGCGCTTAAAGGTCAGCCACCGTTTCGGCGACAACAGCGGCATCGGTTGTTTGGCACGCGCGGTGGCGGCGGAGGATGTCTCGGCGGTGTGGGCTGCGTTTGACCGTTTTCCTGATGATTTGCAGCTGCGCGAGCGTGGCAGCCGCGAACAGGCCGAGGCGATCTATGCTTTGCAGGCGGATTATTGGCAGGCGGTGGATGCGGGCGATGTGGCGCAGGCGTTTGCCCGGCAAACTGATGTGGTGGTGTTGGCGGCGTGGCGCGATGATGCCGAAGCGTTTAATCAGGCCTACCGCCGCTGTTTGCAACAGCATGGCCGAGTGCGTGCTGATGCGCCGTGGTTTGCCGGGCAGGTGCTGATGATTGAGCGCAACGATTATGCGCTGAATGTGTTTAACGGCGACATCGGTTTGGTGTTGCCGGATGAGGAGGGCGTGTTGTCTGCCTGGTTTGCCGCCGCGCAAGGCTACCGTAAAATTCCGCTCAGCCGCTTGAGCAGCTATGCTACGGCGTTTGCAATGACGGTGCACAAAAGCCAGGGTTCGGAATATCGTGATGTGTGGCTGTTGCCGCCTTCTGTGACGATGCCGTCTGAAAGCGGCGGCGGGCTGAATAAGGCGCTGCTGTATACGGCGGTTACCCGTGCCCGTGAGCGGTTTGTGTTTTGGGGCAGCCGGGCGGCGTTTCAGACGGCCTGCACGGCTGACGAACAGCGGCGCAGCAGCTTGCGGGAGATGATAGGGCGGGCGTGGGGCGGGGAGCTCTAG
- the tmk gene encoding dTMP kinase encodes MQAQFITLDGIDGAGKSTNLDVMKNWFAERRLPVVFTREPGGTPVGEALREILLNPATRAGLRTETLLMFAARQQHIETVILPNLKKGIHVISDRFTDATFAYQGGGRGVPFADIETLENWVQGSLRPNLTLLLDVPLEISMNRIAQTREKDRFEQEQADFFIRVRDAYLTRAAAAPKRYAIIDSNRDLAAVKHSIETVLDRHFQAV; translated from the coding sequence ATGCAAGCCCAATTCATTACCCTAGACGGCATCGACGGCGCCGGCAAATCCACCAATCTCGACGTGATGAAAAACTGGTTTGCCGAGCGCCGGCTGCCGGTGGTCTTCACCCGCGAGCCGGGCGGTACACCCGTGGGCGAGGCTTTACGCGAAATCTTGCTCAACCCCGCTACCCGCGCCGGCCTGCGCACCGAAACGCTGCTGATGTTTGCCGCCCGCCAACAACATATCGAAACCGTGATTCTGCCCAATCTGAAAAAAGGCATACATGTGATATCCGACCGCTTTACCGATGCCACATTCGCCTATCAGGGCGGCGGTCGCGGCGTACCTTTTGCCGATATCGAAACACTGGAAAACTGGGTGCAGGGCAGCTTGCGCCCCAACCTGACCCTGCTGCTCGATGTGCCGCTCGAAATTTCCATGAACCGCATCGCCCAAACACGCGAAAAAGACCGCTTCGAGCAAGAGCAGGCCGATTTTTTCATCCGGGTGCGCGATGCCTACCTCACGCGCGCCGCCGCCGCCCCCAAACGCTACGCCATTATCGACAGCAACCGCGATTTGGCCGCAGTCAAACACAGTATCGAAACGGTATTAGACCGCCATTTCCAGGCCGTCTGA
- a CDS encoding YdgA family protein — MKKLLITVSAIVLLALAATFTGLPYYLGIKAEQSLAEQQQLLAQSNLLTIESHRYERGWFSATETTVIRLKPTLLHNIRPYLPENLKTVLNEPITLVSRVRHGPFAGSLTPVRAQIDTEFQYRPEAAKVLARFFGDQAPVSMRNTVYLSGNGTIDLAVPAFDYEELSGIALDWKGLSGHTDYSSGFNNYTHEYTAPALHIKLADQGDAAFENLHIRTETTDGKNRLALGNSSFKLDKFSMQWKQGVDYNVKLNELVNLVTNLQIGAFINPTGTIAPANIVVDKLQFDTHTGEEGKWINSEGRFQFENLTYGDEQYGPLDINIAAEHLDAQGLLAIKNKLAELTSKEMSEEQIRRELLQTAKTDAAGLFTQNPVLKVKTFSFKMPEGTVDVKGQLSFNNLNAADMNDFAAMIRKTQAQFDMNIPQKLLEKLAINQAGSLFSVNAEDLAEGRASLDDINETLRLMVDSTIQSMQREGYLTLNNGIVSTRIDLAGNSLQLNNKVFESEPEPDFSETDMLPENTASEPAIFGASEPETLPEAASAP; from the coding sequence ATGAAAAAGCTCCTGATCACCGTATCGGCCATTGTCTTACTGGCATTGGCAGCCACCTTTACCGGCCTACCCTATTATCTGGGCATCAAAGCCGAACAAAGCCTTGCCGAACAGCAGCAACTGCTGGCGCAATCCAACCTGCTCACCATAGAATCGCACCGCTACGAGCGCGGCTGGTTCAGCGCCACCGAAACCACAGTTATCCGCCTCAAACCCACCCTGCTTCACAACATCCGCCCCTACCTGCCCGAAAACCTCAAAACCGTGCTCAACGAGCCCATCACACTGGTCAGCCGCGTGCGCCACGGCCCGTTTGCCGGCAGCCTCACCCCTGTGCGTGCGCAGATAGACACCGAGTTTCAATACCGCCCCGAAGCGGCCAAAGTATTGGCGCGCTTTTTCGGTGACCAAGCTCCGGTCAGCATGCGCAACACCGTATATCTGAGCGGCAACGGCACAATCGACCTGGCCGTGCCCGCATTCGACTACGAAGAGCTTTCCGGCATCGCACTCGATTGGAAAGGCCTCAGCGGCCACACCGACTACAGCAGCGGCTTCAACAACTACACCCACGAATACACCGCCCCCGCCCTGCACATCAAGTTGGCCGACCAAGGCGATGCCGCTTTTGAAAACCTGCATATCCGCACCGAAACCACCGACGGCAAAAACCGCCTGGCCTTGGGCAACAGCAGCTTCAAACTCGATAAATTTTCTATGCAGTGGAAGCAGGGTGTCGACTATAACGTGAAGCTCAACGAATTGGTCAACCTGGTTACCAACCTGCAAATCGGCGCCTTTATCAACCCCACCGGCACCATTGCCCCCGCCAATATCGTTGTCGACAAACTCCAATTCGACACCCACACCGGTGAAGAAGGCAAATGGATCAACAGCGAAGGCCGCTTCCAATTCGAAAACCTCACCTACGGCGACGAACAATACGGCCCGCTCGACATCAACATCGCCGCCGAACACCTGGATGCACAAGGGCTGCTCGCCATTAAAAACAAACTGGCCGAGCTCACCTCTAAAGAAATGAGCGAAGAGCAAATCCGCCGCGAATTGCTGCAAACCGCCAAAACCGATGCCGCCGGCCTGTTTACCCAAAATCCGGTATTAAAAGTCAAAACCTTCAGCTTCAAAATGCCCGAAGGCACCGTCGACGTAAAAGGCCAACTCAGCTTCAACAACCTCAACGCCGCCGACATGAACGATTTTGCCGCCATGATTCGCAAAACACAGGCGCAATTCGACATGAACATTCCGCAAAAACTGCTGGAAAAACTGGCCATCAACCAAGCCGGCAGCCTGTTTAGCGTTAATGCCGAAGACCTCGCCGAAGGCCGCGCCAGCCTCGACGACATCAACGAAACCCTGCGGCTGATGGTCGACAGCACCATCCAATCGATGCAGCGCGAAGGCTACCTCACGCTTAACAACGGCATCGTCTCCACCCGCATCGATCTGGCCGGCAACTCGCTCCAGCTCAACAACAAAGTGTTTGAAAGCGAGCCGGAGCCGGATTTCAGCGAAACCGATATGCTGCCGGAAAACACTGCCTCCGAGCCGGCCATCTTCGGCGCATCCGAGCCGGAAACGCTTCCCGAAGCCGCATCAGCACCTTAA
- a CDS encoding UDP-2,3-diacylglucosamine diphosphatase has product MNTQTIFISDLHLSEDVPQLNRLFFQSLQQWQGKIDALYILGDFFDVWVGDDDDSPFIQSVVTALAGFTRNTPVFVQHGNRDFLLGAAFAEKSGVTLLPEQYVAELYGKPYLLVHGDELCTDDVAYQQFRAQSRNLMWQAAVLMKPLAERRMLAGQIRMMSETKKAADGKSEISDATEAGVQALLAKYADKNLAALIHGHTHRPAVHEHDFHGNVLKRYVLQDWEGGQGGYLAVGSDGSITTERLEA; this is encoded by the coding sequence ATGAACACACAAACCATTTTTATCTCTGATTTGCACCTGTCGGAAGACGTGCCTCAACTCAACCGTTTGTTTTTCCAATCATTGCAGCAGTGGCAAGGCAAAATCGATGCGCTGTATATTTTAGGCGACTTTTTTGATGTGTGGGTGGGTGATGACGACGACAGCCCGTTTATCCAAAGTGTGGTGACGGCATTGGCCGGATTTACGCGCAATACGCCGGTGTTTGTTCAACACGGCAACCGCGATTTTCTGCTGGGCGCCGCATTTGCCGAAAAAAGCGGGGTCACGCTTTTGCCCGAGCAATATGTGGCCGAGCTTTACGGCAAGCCTTATCTGCTGGTGCACGGTGATGAATTGTGCACCGATGATGTGGCCTACCAGCAGTTTCGCGCCCAATCGCGCAATCTGATGTGGCAGGCGGCCGTGTTGATGAAACCTTTGGCCGAGCGCCGAATGCTGGCAGGGCAAATCCGCATGATGAGTGAAACTAAAAAAGCGGCCGACGGCAAAAGCGAGATTTCCGATGCCACCGAAGCGGGTGTGCAGGCGCTGTTGGCCAAATATGCCGATAAAAACCTTGCCGCCCTGATTCACGGCCACACCCATCGCCCGGCCGTGCATGAGCATGATTTTCACGGTAATGTTTTGAAGCGTTATGTGCTGCAAGATTGGGAAGGCGGGCAGGGCGGCTATTTGGCTGTCGGCAGTGACGGCAGCATTACCACGGAACGGCTGGAAGCATAA
- the trpE gene encoding anthranilate synthase component I: protein MITLQQFQQQAEAGYNRIPLVQELLADLDTPLSLYLKLANRPYSYLLESVVGGERFGRYSFIGLPCRTYLKAAGKQVSVYHDGEIIEQYSGNPLHFIEQFHERFKTPEIPNLPRFTGGLVGYFGYETIYHFEHFAHRFQQTDKPDTIGTPDILLMLSQELAVVDNLSGKIYLIVYADPAENNSYHNARERLEALRTQLRQSCAIPLSLGSPATEPAHETGEARYKEYVRKIRQYILDGDCMQVVPSQRMKLEFTDNPLSLYRALRTLNPSPYMFYYDFGDFHVVGSSPEILVRRERDDIIVRPIAGTRLRGKTPAEDLAQEQDLLSDAKEIAEHVMLIDLGRNDVGRVSETGQVSVTEKMVVERYSHVMHIVSNVEGRLKPGVSNMDVLAATFPAGTLSGAPKVRALEIIEELEPAKRCIYGGAAGCWGFNNDMDLAIAIRTAVIKDQTLYVQSGGGIVADSDEEAEWQETQNKARAVLRAAQMVQEGLDK, encoded by the coding sequence ATGATTACGTTGCAACAATTCCAACAACAAGCCGAAGCAGGCTACAACCGTATTCCGCTGGTGCAAGAGCTGCTGGCCGATCTCGATACGCCGCTTTCCCTTTACCTCAAGCTTGCCAACCGGCCCTACAGCTACCTGCTCGAATCGGTGGTCGGCGGCGAGCGCTTCGGCCGCTATTCCTTTATCGGCCTGCCTTGCCGCACTTACCTCAAAGCCGCGGGCAAGCAGGTCAGCGTTTATCACGACGGTGAAATCATCGAACAATACAGCGGCAACCCGCTGCACTTTATCGAGCAATTCCACGAGCGTTTCAAAACGCCCGAAATCCCCAATCTGCCCCGTTTTACCGGCGGCCTGGTCGGCTATTTCGGCTATGAAACCATTTACCATTTTGAGCATTTCGCCCACCGTTTCCAGCAAACAGACAAACCCGACACCATCGGCACCCCCGATATCTTGCTGATGTTGTCGCAAGAATTAGCCGTTGTCGATAATTTGAGCGGCAAAATCTACCTGATTGTGTATGCCGACCCCGCAGAAAACAACAGCTATCACAACGCCCGCGAGCGCTTGGAAGCCTTACGCACCCAATTGCGCCAAAGTTGCGCCATCCCGCTCTCGCTCGGCAGCCCCGCGACCGAGCCCGCACACGAAACCGGCGAAGCGCGCTACAAAGAATATGTGCGTAAAATCCGCCAATACATTCTCGACGGCGACTGCATGCAGGTGGTGCCCAGCCAGCGCATGAAGCTGGAATTCACCGACAACCCGCTCAGCCTCTACCGCGCGCTGCGCACGCTCAACCCCTCGCCGTATATGTTTTATTACGATTTCGGCGATTTCCACGTGGTCGGCTCATCGCCCGAAATTCTGGTGCGGCGCGAGCGTGACGACATTATCGTGCGCCCCATCGCCGGCACCCGCCTGCGCGGCAAAACCCCCGCCGAAGATCTGGCGCAAGAACAAGATTTGCTCAGCGATGCCAAAGAAATCGCCGAACACGTGATGCTGATTGATTTGGGGCGCAACGATGTCGGCCGCGTCAGCGAAACCGGCCAAGTCAGCGTTACCGAAAAAATGGTGGTCGAACGCTATTCGCATGTGATGCACATCGTCTCCAACGTCGAAGGCCGTCTGAAACCCGGCGTATCCAATATGGACGTACTCGCCGCCACCTTCCCCGCCGGCACACTTTCAGGCGCCCCCAAAGTGCGCGCGCTGGAAATCATCGAAGAGCTGGAACCGGCCAAACGCTGTATCTACGGCGGCGCGGCAGGCTGTTGGGGCTTCAACAACGATATGGATTTGGCCATCGCCATCCGCACCGCCGTGATTAAAGATCAAACCCTATATGTGCAAAGCGGCGGCGGCATCGTGGCCGATTCCGATGAAGAAGCCGAATGGCAGGAAACCCAAAACAAAGCCCGCGCCGTATTGCGGGCGGCGCAGATGGTGCAGGAAGGTTTGGATAAATAG
- the recA gene encoding recombinase RecA, which translates to MSDEKNKSDEKKSDEKGKALAAALAQIEKQFGKGSIMKMDGSHKDENLEVVSTGSLGLDLALGVGGLPRGRVVEIFGPESSGKTTLCLETIAQCQKNGGVCAFIDAENAFDPVYARKLGVKVEDLMVSQPDTGEQALEICDMLVRSGGVDMVVVDSVAALVPKAEIEGEMGDSHVGLQARLMSQALRKLTGHIKKTNTLVIFINQIRMKIGVMFGSPETTTGGNALKFYASVRLDIRRIGQIKKGDDVLGNETRVKVIKNKVAPPFRQAEFDILYGEGVSWEGELIDIGVKHNIVEKSGAWYSYNGAKIGQGKDNVRVWLKENPEVAKEIDAKIRAAVGVKVEITEGKIDETDGEQPEE; encoded by the coding sequence ATGTCAGACGAAAAAAACAAATCAGATGAAAAAAAATCAGATGAAAAAGGCAAAGCCCTTGCCGCAGCCCTAGCCCAAATTGAAAAGCAATTCGGCAAAGGCTCCATCATGAAAATGGACGGCAGCCACAAAGATGAAAATCTCGAAGTAGTGTCCACCGGCTCGCTCGGCTTAGATTTGGCGCTCGGCGTAGGCGGCCTGCCCCGCGGTCGTGTAGTAGAAATTTTCGGCCCCGAATCATCCGGCAAAACCACCCTCTGCCTCGAAACCATCGCCCAATGCCAGAAAAACGGCGGCGTATGCGCCTTTATCGATGCCGAAAACGCTTTCGACCCGGTTTACGCCCGCAAGCTCGGCGTTAAAGTGGAAGACCTGATGGTGTCCCAGCCCGACACCGGCGAGCAGGCGCTTGAAATCTGCGACATGCTGGTACGCTCCGGCGGTGTGGATATGGTGGTGGTCGATTCCGTGGCCGCGCTGGTGCCGAAAGCCGAAATCGAAGGCGAAATGGGCGACAGCCACGTCGGCCTGCAAGCCCGCCTGATGAGCCAGGCGTTGCGCAAGCTTACCGGCCACATCAAAAAAACCAACACTCTGGTGATTTTCATCAACCAAATCCGCATGAAAATCGGCGTGATGTTCGGCAGCCCCGAAACCACCACCGGCGGTAACGCGCTGAAATTCTACGCATCCGTGCGCCTGGATATCCGCCGTATCGGCCAGATTAAAAAAGGCGACGATGTTTTGGGCAACGAAACCCGCGTCAAAGTGATTAAAAACAAAGTCGCCCCGCCGTTCCGCCAAGCCGAATTCGACATTCTCTACGGCGAAGGCGTCAGCTGGGAAGGCGAGCTGATCGATATCGGCGTCAAACACAATATCGTCGAAAAATCCGGCGCATGGTACAGCTATAACGGCGCCAAAATCGGCCAAGGAAAAGACAATGTGCGCGTATGGCTGAAAGAAAACCCGGAGGTGGCCAAAGAAATCGATGCCAAAATCCGCGCCGCAGTCGGCGTTAAAGTAGAAATTACCGAGGGCAAAATCGACGAAACCGACGGCGAGCAACCGGAAGAATAA
- a CDS encoding arsenate reductase — MTKIYGIPNCDTVKKARQWLADNGIEYEFVDFKKTPPDEVLIKSWLADVPLETLLNKRGITWRKLDDGQKAAAEHPASAIRLMVEQPSLIKRPVLDAGGRCYAGFQTACYESVFKK, encoded by the coding sequence ATGACTAAAATTTATGGCATTCCCAATTGTGATACCGTGAAAAAAGCGCGCCAATGGTTGGCTGATAACGGCATAGAATATGAGTTTGTTGATTTTAAGAAAACGCCGCCCGACGAAGTGCTGATTAAAAGCTGGCTGGCGGATGTGCCGCTGGAAACCCTGCTCAATAAACGCGGCATCACCTGGCGCAAGCTTGATGACGGCCAAAAAGCCGCGGCCGAACACCCCGCCTCGGCCATCCGCCTGATGGTTGAACAGCCCAGTTTGATCAAACGCCCCGTGTTGGATGCCGGCGGCCGTTGTTACGCCGGCTTTCAGACGGCCTGTTATGAATCTGTTTTTAAAAAATAA